GGCCTTGGCACACTCGCCACAACGGACGCAGTTATGGCCGAAAAGGGGTATCGGTATGGACACCTGTCCCCTCTCAACAGGATCTAGACCTAACAGAGGAGCCAGGTTAGGCTCCTCTACGTCCGCATCTATGGCTGTAACTCTGTCCAGTGCCAGGGCCAAAGAGGAGGTCAATGAGCTCTTGCCCGTTCCACCTTTGCCGCTGGCTACGGCGAGAACGGTCATCGATCAGTGGTCGCAGTCGCCGTGGTCGTGGTTGCACAGTCTACCGGTGCTCTCCAGAGACCCTGCGGTAAGCTTGGCTATGGCCTGGTCCACTGTCCCGGAAAATCCGGTTACCACGTCCACTCCTTTGGCCTTCAGCAGCTCGCAGGCCCGGGCGCCTAGACCACCGGATACCAGGACGTTTACGCCTAGATCTCCAAGCCATGCGGGCAGAACCCCAGGTTCGTGGGCCGGAGGAACGTGACTTTCCCTGGAAACCTCTACTCCATCCTGGACATCCGCTATAACGAACTCAGGGGCGTGGCCAAAGTGGGGGCATATGGCCCCAGCCTCGACGGGAAAAGCTATTTTCAAGACGAAAACCCTCTTTCTCGATCAGTATATGATAATGATTCTTGTAATCATAAGGATAGGGCTTTCGAGTAGGTTTGTCAATCCTGTCCTCGCCTTTTACAGTGACATCCTCTACCTGCCCCTCTTCCCCTTTTTCCCGGTAGGTCTCTGGCTACGTCGCTGTCTCGACAGTCGGAGCACAGGCCGCATATCCTGAAAGCCTGAGGTATGAGGGTGAAGTCCTCGCTGTGAGCCAGCTCAGATATGGCGTCGATGAGCTTATTCTCCTCCGGTACGGCCACCGACTTTCCGCAGCAACGGCAGAAAGCGTGGATGGTTATCTTGCCCTCCGCCAGGGTTATTCGGT
The genomic region above belongs to Dethiosulfovibrio salsuginis and contains:
- a CDS encoding NifB/NifX family molybdenum-iron cluster-binding protein; the encoded protein is MKIAFPVEAGAICPHFGHAPEFVIADVQDGVEVSRESHVPPAHEPGVLPAWLGDLGVNVLVSGGLGARACELLKAKGVDVVTGFSGTVDQAIAKLTAGSLESTGRLCNHDHGDCDH
- a CDS encoding Fur family transcriptional regulator; translated protein: MDKTTGHEKKDNIMRALKESGFRMTKQRDLIVSAILEKCDDPVPPGIQEILSKVQEQDFSIGMATIYRTVEVLSRLGFVSLIDQGDGFNRITLAEGKITIHAFCRCCGKSVAVPEENKLIDAISELAHSEDFTLIPQAFRICGLCSDCRDSDVARDLPGKRGRGAGRGCHCKRRGQD